From one Plasmodium malariae genome assembly, chromosome: 12 genomic stretch:
- the PmUG01_12016700 gene encoding step II splicing factor, putative produces MWINKIGNKSASFINHKHFHPGNIKNLERVWLAEESERKRKEEEEKYLKKREEQYKLYVLKKQLTKNEEDNKNALHNNILYDINKERKKENTNKKINITFSENEQNGIDAINNKLIIKSKYNEDLFVKNHKSIYGSYYDIEKKKWGYKCCKKVNKNSICTSNDCDNTKINNTNGVCVKKNLSKSKKKKKKKKKNIVDNSISALLNKIL; encoded by the exons ATGTGGATAAACAAAATAGGAAACAAAAGTGCTTCCTTTATAAACCATAAGCATTTTCATCCAG ggaatataaaaaatttagaaagaGTATGGTTAGCTGAAGAAAGCgaacgaaaaagaaaagaagaagaagaaaaatacttaaaaaagaGAGAAGAGCAATACAAATtgtatgttttaaaaaagcaGTTAACAAAAAACGaagaagataataaaaacgccctgcataataatatactgtACGATATAAacaaagaaaggaaaaaagaaaatacaaacAAGAAAATTAATATCACTTTTAGtgaaaatgaacaaaatggaATTGAtgcaataaataataaattaattataaaatcgAAATATAATGAAGACTTATTTGTTAAGAACCATAAGTCCATTTATGGTTCATATTatgatatagaaaaaaaaaaatgggggTACAAATGTTGTAAgaaagttaataaaaattctatATGCACAAGCAATGATTGtgataatacaaaaattaataatacaaatggCGTGTGTGTCAAAAAGAATTTAAGCAAatcaaaaaagaagaaaaaaaagaagaaaaaaaacattgtTGATAACAGTATTTCTGCGcttttgaataaaatattgtga